The following coding sequences are from one Nicotiana tabacum cultivar K326 chromosome 1, ASM71507v2, whole genome shotgun sequence window:
- the LOC107818117 gene encoding eukaryotic translation initiation factor 1A-like: protein MPKNKGKGGKNRKRGKNEADDDKRELIFKEDGQEYAQVQRMLGNGRCEAQCIDGTKRLCHIRGKMHKKVWIAVDDIILVGLRDYQDDKADVILKYMPDEARLLKAYKELPDNIRLNEGLGGGFDDEENGIADNCVEFEDDIDRI, encoded by the exons ATGCCGAAGAACAAGGGAAAAGGAGGAAAGAACAGGAAGAGAGGGAAGAACGAAGCAGACGACGATAAAAGAGAACTAATATTCAAAGAAGATGGGCAAGAATACGCACAAGTACAACGTATGTTAGGTAATGGCAGATGTGAAGCGCAGTGTATTGATGGAACAAAACGTCTATGTCACATACGTGGTAAGATGCATAAAAAAGTTTGGATTGCTGTTGATGATATCATCCTCGTTGGTCTTCGTGATTATCAG GATGATAAAGCAGACGTGATTCTGAAGTACATGCCAGATGAGGCGAGGCTGTTGAAGGCGTACAAAGAGTTGCCTGACAACATTAGGCTCAATGAGGGCCTTGGTGGTGGATTTGATGATGAGGAAAACGGCATTGCTGATAATTGTGTTGAGTTTGAGGATGATATTGACAGAATCTAA